The bacterium genome includes the window TGCCAACGGGGCGGGCGGGGCTTCCAGCGCGCTGTGCGAGAGCTGCCACCGCGGGCCGCAGCCGGCGGGGTACGCCGGCGCGGCGTGGCCGAATCCGGGCGGCATGCCCTTCACGCATCCGGTGGACGACTTCGACGCGCTGGGCGAGCGCGGCGTCACGGCGCTGCCGGCCGGGTGGCCGGCGGGCGGGAACTCGACCGCCGTCATGCAGCCGAACCTCGTCTGCGGTTCCTGCCACCTGCCGCACCCGCTCGCGGCGTTCACGGCGCAACCGGAGGCGCCGCCGCGCGGCGACGGCCTCGGGACGCCGCTGCTGCGCGACGAGACGACGGCGATCTGCGCCGACTGTCACACGCAGGGTTTCGGCCTCCACCACCCCGTCGGGGCGGGGCTGATGGGGGGAGGGCGGTTCCGCGACGTCTTCATCGGGAACCAGGACGACGACCTGACCTGCGACGACTGCCATGTCGCCGGCGGCGCGCACAACTGGCCGGTCCCCGGGATGCCGGGCCTCGACCCGGACTGGCGGCCGAAGGACCCCTCGCTCTCGGCCACGCAGCCCTCGGACAACGGCCGCATCGCGGAGGCGAAGGGCGAGCGGTTCCTCCTGGAGCGCTCGCTCGAGTGCTTCCGCTGCCACACGGACTCCGGGTCCCGCTTCACCCCGACGCGGGGCAGGGAGGGCGGCCGGCACGAGAACCAGCAGTACCAGGCGCTCGGCGACGGGAGCCACTTCCTCGGCAAGACGAAGCTCGACTTCGCGCAGGGGCGCGTCAACGGGAACCCGTGGAACGCGAAGACCGACCGCTGGCCCGTCGGCGGGCAGTCCCGCTTCGGGGGCACCTCCGACGAGCCGGTCCTGGTCTGCGAGTCCTGCCATTCCCTGCAGGGGACGTCGGTCGCCCCGGAATCGTCGCTGCTCATGGAGGAGTACACGGAGGGGGCGGTCGTGGACAGCAACCCGCTCTGCGAGGCCTGCCACGGCAGGGGGTCCAGCAAGGGGGGCAACCACCCGATGACCGGGGATCCGGTCAGCTTCGCCGTGGATTCGGGCCGGGAGCAGCAGACGCTCAAGACCACCGGCGGGCCCTTCCGCATCCCGGAGAACCCCAACGGGACGGGGGCGAACACGCCCAACGCGCCCACCGGGCCGGCGACCTACCCGCGCGCCGACGCGATGAACTGCGACTCCTGCCACCAGACCCACGACGCATCGGCGGCGACCATCATCCTGGAGGTCAGGTCGGCCGACATCAAGCAGGTCGGACCGCTGCTCACGCTGCCGCTGTACGACCAGTGGGAGGTCCCGGACGCGGAGGGCACGACCTACGATTATCAGGCGCTCTGCGTGCAGTGCCACGAGAAGTGAGCCGCCGGGCCGGCGGCGCCTGAGGGACGACCCGAAGGGGCGCCCCCCCGCGCGTGTATCGCGGAGCGGCCCCGGAATGAGGAACAGCCCCCGGCCGGTGTCGGCCGGGGGCTGTGAACGGTCAGCCGGTGCGCGCGCCGCCTAGAAGGGATGGCACTTCGAGCAGAGCATCATCGACATCGACATGCCGCCGGCGACGCCGCGCAGCTCGCCCGTGGC containing:
- a CDS encoding cytochrome c3 family protein, with protein sequence AAAALAAASLALFAARGAQGGVAGTAHDLGGDAGGTCAVCHLPHKAAGEKLWPTDMSGKNRYGVIGALCYYCHGPGDAGGSGIIASNLANVWDEHSHGRAAGRNPDGEAASDMTLPYVAEAAGGEFECTTCHNVHDDGFRPFLWDSMDRLCLRCHPRRNFVGGQESAEPGEWGTSYFGATNPGSHPLGTDVPGPLRQTAPVDASFAALGLLAWDAGAPGTHNLGPHLVGGATTTGAGGGGVGCNTCHAVHGRYPEGGTETPPTEDLLAVPQGADAAGHANGAGGASSALCESCHRGPQPAGYAGAAWPNPGGMPFTHPVDDFDALGERGVTALPAGWPAGGNSTAVMQPNLVCGSCHLPHPLAAFTAQPEAPPRGDGLGTPLLRDETTAICADCHTQGFGLHHPVGAGLMGGGRFRDVFIGNQDDDLTCDDCHVAGGAHNWPVPGMPGLDPDWRPKDPSLSATQPSDNGRIAEAKGERFLLERSLECFRCHTDSGSRFTPTRGREGGRHENQQYQALGDGSHFLGKTKLDFAQGRVNGNPWNAKTDRWPVGGQSRFGGTSDEPVLVCESCHSLQGTSVAPESSLLMEEYTEGAVVDSNPLCEACHGRGSSKGGNHPMTGDPVSFAVDSGREQQTLKTTGGPFRIPENPNGTGANTPNAPTGPATYPRADAMNCDSCHQTHDASAATIILEVRSADIKQVGPLLTLPLYDQWEVPDAEGTTYDYQALCVQCHEK